A DNA window from Dehalococcoidia bacterium contains the following coding sequences:
- a CDS encoding glycosyltransferase family 4 protein yields MHILMICALDVWSLDQGKGAPTLERTLRAYGEAGHSVDAVLPTIGANHFYRRRGERGESRESRPQIPNVRFHTFHVPSIRDLPLPRLPEPVAAVDQKLRFALAFPWLAARRAEHVLRHAPTQFEVLYGYEVHGVLAARLFRRKGYRLPLVTRFQGTVMRPALKDRVMYYRRFEEALALKTRADLVIMTDDGTQGDDVLARLQPAAGDRVKFWRNGLDLDRLRPATADGRRAEREALGIAPDAFVMMTASRLAAWKRIDRAVRALPKVRAWVPGATLLVVGDGEERPRLEALARELRVADAVRFAGAVPQRDVVRYMHASDVFLATADLSNVGNPLLEAMACGMCIVAVDAGDTRDLIVDNRTGRLVDNSQRSGFVKPLEERLSDLIVALAGAPAIRDRLGAGAAAFAREHFWTWEQRMEAELSAVAGVARRPS; encoded by the coding sequence ATGCACATCCTGATGATCTGCGCGCTCGACGTATGGTCCCTCGACCAGGGGAAGGGCGCGCCGACGCTCGAGCGCACACTGCGCGCGTATGGCGAGGCGGGCCACAGCGTCGATGCTGTGCTGCCGACGATCGGCGCCAATCACTTTTATCGGCGTCGCGGCGAACGCGGCGAATCGCGGGAGTCACGGCCGCAGATCCCGAATGTCCGCTTCCACACGTTTCACGTGCCGAGCATCCGCGACCTGCCGTTGCCGCGCTTGCCGGAGCCGGTCGCGGCGGTCGACCAGAAGCTGCGCTTCGCGCTGGCGTTCCCGTGGCTGGCGGCGCGGCGCGCCGAGCACGTGCTGCGTCACGCGCCCACCCAGTTCGAGGTGCTGTACGGCTACGAAGTGCACGGTGTGCTGGCAGCGCGCCTGTTTCGCCGTAAGGGGTATCGGCTGCCGCTCGTGACGCGCTTCCAGGGGACAGTGATGCGGCCCGCGCTCAAGGACCGCGTGATGTACTACCGCCGGTTCGAGGAGGCGCTGGCGCTGAAGACGCGCGCCGACCTCGTGATCATGACCGACGACGGCACGCAGGGCGATGACGTGCTCGCGCGACTTCAGCCGGCGGCCGGAGACCGCGTGAAGTTCTGGCGCAACGGCCTCGACCTCGACCGGCTGCGGCCGGCGACCGCGGACGGGCGGCGGGCTGAGCGGGAAGCGCTCGGCATCGCGCCGGACGCGTTCGTGATGATGACCGCGTCGCGGCTGGCGGCGTGGAAGCGCATCGACCGCGCGGTGCGGGCGTTGCCGAAGGTGCGTGCGTGGGTGCCCGGCGCGACGCTGCTCGTCGTCGGCGACGGCGAAGAACGGCCGCGCCTCGAAGCGCTGGCGCGAGAACTGCGCGTCGCGGACGCCGTGCGATTCGCCGGGGCGGTGCCGCAACGGGACGTCGTGCGCTACATGCACGCATCGGACGTGTTCCTTGCGACGGCGGACCTCTCGAACGTCGGCAACCCGCTGCTGGAAGCGATGGCCTGCGGCATGTGCATCGTCGCGGTGGACGCCGGCGATACGCGCGATCTGATCGTCGACAACCGCACAGGCAGGCTCGTCGATAATTCGCAGCGCTCCGGGTTCGTGAAACCGCTGGAGGAGCGTCTGAGCGACCTGATCGTTGCGCTTGCCGGCGCCCCGGCGATCAGAGATCGCCTCGGTGCCGGCGCGGCAGCGTTCGCGCGCGAACACTTTTGGACGTGGGAGCAGCGTATGGAGGCGGAACTCTCGGCGGTCGCGGGGGTGGCGCGCCGCCCGTCATAG
- a CDS encoding oligosaccharide flippase family protein, whose protein sequence is MTTEPARERSFLGNVNIVMLTYAADGLLALATGALVARALGADGRGAYALFVVSAAFGQLLLGLGIGNAALYYLNKRELSVKDVLGVVHFVVLASVAITAAVVAVIAPIDTNFGSIGGHEIGFTGESIFGAGISPWLLVASVPVLLYMSLLRLVLQAQSRFVDLGVATVGQQSALLALVAFAFATGDPDGTDVVLFLLAGSGAAAIYALARIGFSQVDLAWLVRPRFGVIRRLARWGVQGEIGNVLQLANYRLDQYIVRDFVSLTAVGVYAVGTSMTEAVFILSNAVALVLLPRLTSADPEEAARLAPVASRNTMLIATCGALALAAVAPLLIPAVFGDAFEDSVQALWLLLPGTVALAGSKVLTSYIFSQGRPLVNTGITVVSLVVTVVADLALIPRFGVNGAATASSLAYVAHFAAALFAYNRLSGRPALAAVLPRREDAALYTGAVRALIARRSSSGRVGAGSETGARP, encoded by the coding sequence GTGACCACAGAACCGGCGCGCGAGCGATCGTTCCTGGGCAACGTCAACATCGTGATGCTGACGTACGCCGCCGACGGCTTGCTGGCGCTGGCGACGGGAGCGCTGGTTGCGCGCGCGCTCGGCGCCGACGGGCGCGGCGCCTACGCGCTGTTCGTAGTGTCGGCGGCATTCGGACAGTTGTTGCTGGGACTGGGCATCGGCAACGCGGCGCTCTATTACCTGAACAAGCGCGAACTCAGCGTGAAGGACGTGCTCGGCGTCGTGCACTTCGTCGTGCTGGCGTCCGTGGCGATCACCGCCGCCGTGGTCGCCGTCATCGCGCCGATCGACACGAACTTCGGCTCGATCGGCGGCCACGAGATCGGATTTACGGGCGAGTCGATCTTCGGCGCCGGCATCTCGCCGTGGTTGCTGGTGGCGTCGGTGCCGGTGCTGCTCTACATGAGCCTGCTCAGGCTCGTGCTGCAGGCTCAGAGCCGCTTCGTCGATCTGGGCGTTGCGACGGTCGGGCAGCAGTCGGCGCTGCTCGCACTCGTCGCGTTCGCGTTCGCGACCGGCGATCCCGATGGTACCGACGTAGTGCTCTTCCTGCTCGCGGGGAGCGGTGCGGCGGCGATCTACGCCCTGGCGCGCATCGGCTTTTCGCAGGTCGACCTGGCGTGGCTCGTACGGCCGCGCTTCGGCGTCATCAGGCGGCTCGCGCGGTGGGGCGTGCAGGGCGAGATCGGCAACGTGCTGCAGCTTGCCAACTATCGTCTCGACCAGTACATCGTGCGCGACTTCGTGTCCCTGACGGCGGTCGGCGTCTACGCCGTCGGCACGTCGATGACGGAAGCAGTCTTCATCCTGTCGAACGCCGTCGCGCTGGTGCTGCTGCCGCGGCTCACGTCCGCGGACCCGGAGGAGGCGGCGCGGCTGGCGCCCGTCGCGTCGCGCAACACGATGCTCATCGCGACGTGCGGCGCGCTGGCGCTTGCGGCGGTGGCGCCGCTGCTCATCCCGGCCGTCTTCGGTGATGCGTTCGAAGACAGCGTGCAGGCGTTGTGGCTGTTGCTGCCGGGGACCGTCGCGCTGGCCGGCTCCAAGGTGCTCACGAGTTACATCTTCAGCCAGGGGCGGCCGCTCGTGAACACCGGCATCACCGTCGTATCGCTGGTCGTGACGGTGGTCGCGGACCTGGCGCTGATCCCGCGCTTCGGCGTCAACGGCGCCGCGACGGCCTCGTCACTGGCGTACGTTGCGCACTTCGCGGCGGCGCTGTTCGCGTACAACCGCCTGTCCGGGCGGCCCGCCCTCGCCGCCGTCCTGCCGCGACGGGAGGACGCCGCGCTCTATACCGGCGCCGTGCGTGCGTTGATAGCCCGGAGATCGTCTTCAGGGCGTGTCGGCGCGGGCAGCGAGACCGGCGCCCGTCCGTGA
- a CDS encoding glycosyltransferase, with product MSDVERVEAADRLSIAVLGDFDGVHTRAWLRWFIDRGHAVHAISFYRPRVPVEGATLHELRQRRGSATSDEGGKRGDGASHVPRGVMRIVHALRYRAAGLSRVLREIDPDVFHAHYLVEHGLYGATAGFHPYVVSAWGSDVLVEPRRDALSKRIARWTLGRADLVTSNNAHMAAQIVALGADPAKVEVVTLGADRYDLGRSQESVNLRGDDASRAPVVISTRAHEPLYNIDEIIAAYGTLARRRPDVRLVVVHRGSLSERLQRDATGGAGRVEFMGFLDRARFRDALADAHVFVSIPSSDATSVALLQAMAAGCFPIVSDLPSQHEMIDDGVNGYRVPLHRPDVLAERIAQALDDGALRRRAAAINRGIVEERGLNEVQMAKLERLYLRLARGR from the coding sequence GTGAGCGACGTGGAGCGCGTCGAAGCAGCCGACCGGCTTTCGATCGCGGTGCTCGGCGATTTCGATGGCGTACACACGCGGGCGTGGCTGCGCTGGTTCATCGACCGCGGACACGCCGTGCACGCGATCAGCTTCTATCGGCCGCGCGTGCCAGTGGAGGGCGCGACGCTGCACGAACTGCGCCAGCGACGTGGATCCGCGACGAGCGATGAGGGCGGCAAACGCGGCGACGGCGCATCACACGTGCCGCGCGGCGTGATGCGCATCGTGCATGCGCTGCGCTATCGTGCGGCCGGCCTTTCGCGCGTGCTGCGCGAGATCGATCCCGACGTGTTTCACGCGCACTATCTCGTCGAGCACGGATTGTATGGCGCGACAGCCGGGTTTCACCCCTACGTCGTGAGCGCGTGGGGTTCCGACGTGCTCGTGGAGCCGCGGCGCGACGCGCTCTCGAAGAGGATCGCGAGGTGGACGTTGGGTCGCGCGGACCTCGTGACCTCGAACAACGCGCACATGGCGGCGCAGATCGTCGCGCTGGGCGCCGATCCCGCGAAGGTTGAGGTCGTGACGCTGGGCGCCGACCGCTACGACCTGGGGCGCTCCCAAGAGTCCGTGAACCTGCGCGGGGACGACGCCTCGCGGGCGCCCGTCGTGATCAGCACGCGCGCGCACGAGCCGTTGTACAACATCGATGAGATCATCGCGGCGTACGGCACGCTTGCGCGCCGCCGGCCAGACGTCCGGCTGGTGGTCGTGCATCGCGGGTCGCTCTCGGAGCGGCTCCAGCGAGACGCGACAGGCGGGGCGGGGCGCGTCGAGTTCATGGGGTTCCTGGACCGCGCGCGTTTTCGCGATGCGCTCGCGGACGCCCACGTCTTCGTCTCGATCCCGTCATCCGATGCGACGTCGGTGGCCCTGCTGCAGGCGATGGCCGCCGGATGCTTTCCGATCGTCTCTGACCTGCCATCGCAGCACGAGATGATCGACGACGGCGTCAACGGCTACCGGGTGCCGCTGCACCGGCCCGATGTGCTGGCCGAGCGCATCGCGCAGGCGCTCGACGACGGCGCATTGCGGCGGCGGGCGGCCGCGATCAATCGCGGCATCGTCGAAGAGCGCGGGCTCAACGAAGTGCAGATGGCGAAGCTCGAGCGCCTGTACTTGCGGCTGGCTCGCGGACGTTAG
- the ribD gene encoding bifunctional diaminohydroxyphosphoribosylaminopyrimidine deaminase/5-amino-6-(5-phosphoribosylamino)uracil reductase RibD gives MISEYMRRAVELGYDGLGTTSPNPSVGCVLVRDGVIAGEGYSAPAGGPHAEVRALQAAGDAARGATVYVTLEPCSHFGRTPPCADALIAAGVAAVRVALLDPDPKVSGSGIEKLRAAGIDVEIGDGEAEARRSLEWHIKHRTTGLPFVIAKFAATLDGKIAATSGDSRWVAGEEARAWAHGLRTKIDAIMCGINNVLLDDPQLTARPGGSPSERQPLRIVADSRGRTPLDARVLGPGGKTLIATTDASSKDWRAAVSSLGAEVLVLEADASGRVEMRELVRTLGARDVVSLLVEGGGVLHASMFAAGLVDKVHAIIAPKIVGGTMYPAVAGEGAAHMSEALRLREVEVVRLGDDVAFLGYVGG, from the coding sequence ATGATCTCGGAATACATGCGGCGCGCGGTCGAACTGGGCTACGACGGACTCGGGACGACGAGTCCGAACCCGAGCGTCGGCTGCGTGCTCGTGCGCGACGGCGTCATCGCCGGTGAGGGATACTCGGCGCCCGCCGGCGGACCGCACGCCGAGGTGCGCGCGCTCCAGGCGGCCGGCGACGCGGCGCGCGGCGCCACAGTCTACGTCACGCTCGAGCCGTGCTCGCACTTCGGGCGGACGCCGCCCTGTGCCGACGCGCTGATTGCTGCGGGCGTGGCGGCGGTGCGCGTGGCGCTGCTCGATCCCGATCCGAAGGTCTCCGGGTCCGGCATCGAGAAACTGCGGGCAGCGGGCATCGACGTGGAGATCGGCGATGGTGAAGCGGAGGCGCGCCGTAGCCTGGAGTGGCATATCAAGCACCGCACGACGGGCCTGCCGTTCGTCATCGCGAAGTTCGCGGCGACGCTCGACGGCAAGATCGCCGCGACGAGCGGCGACTCGCGCTGGGTGGCCGGCGAGGAGGCGCGCGCCTGGGCACACGGACTCCGCACGAAGATCGACGCGATCATGTGCGGCATCAACAACGTGCTCCTCGACGATCCGCAACTGACGGCGCGGCCTGGCGGCTCGCCTTCGGAGCGACAACCGTTGCGGATTGTCGCGGACTCGCGCGGCCGGACGCCGCTCGACGCGCGCGTGCTGGGGCCCGGCGGCAAGACGCTGATCGCCACGACGGATGCTTCTTCCAAAGATTGGCGTGCCGCAGTGTCATCGCTGGGCGCGGAGGTGCTGGTGCTCGAGGCGGATGCCAGCGGCCGCGTCGAAATGCGTGAGTTGGTGCGCACGCTCGGCGCGCGGGACGTGGTGTCCTTACTCGTCGAGGGAGGGGGCGTCCTGCACGCGAGCATGTTCGCGGCGGGGCTCGTCGACAAGGTGCACGCGATCATCGCGCCGAAGATCGTCGGCGGCACGATGTATCCGGCCGTAGCGGGCGAGGGAGCGGCGCACATGTCGGAGGCGCTGCGGCTTCGGGAGGTCGAGGTGGTGCGGCTCGGCGACGACGTGGCGTTCCTGGGCTACGTCGGCGGTTGA
- a CDS encoding riboflavin synthase has protein sequence MFTGIIEEVGTVRSNHEGEIVISAKRVLWGTNLGDSISVNGVDLTAKHFDEEGFSANIMPETYRRSNLSDLRAGDVVNLERSLQLAGRVSGHLVRGVVEATGALHSFTPEGEAIIARFNAPPEILRYVIVKGPVAIDGISLTVVAKDAETFSVSLVQYTQEHTNLHTRKPGDRINFETDIIARYVDQLLEERREAGAV, from the coding sequence GTGTTTACCGGCATCATCGAAGAGGTCGGCACCGTACGCAGCAACCACGAAGGCGAGATCGTGATCTCGGCGAAGAGGGTGCTGTGGGGCACGAACCTGGGCGACAGCATCTCCGTGAACGGCGTCGACCTGACGGCGAAGCACTTCGATGAGGAGGGCTTCTCGGCAAATATCATGCCCGAGACGTATCGCCGGAGTAACCTGAGCGACCTGCGCGCCGGCGACGTGGTGAACCTGGAACGCTCGCTGCAACTCGCCGGCCGCGTCAGCGGCCACCTCGTGCGCGGCGTCGTCGAGGCGACCGGCGCGCTGCACTCCTTCACGCCGGAGGGCGAAGCGATCATCGCGCGCTTCAACGCGCCGCCTGAGATCCTCCGCTACGTCATCGTCAAGGGGCCCGTCGCGATCGACGGCATCAGTCTCACGGTGGTAGCAAAGGACGCGGAAACGTTCTCGGTATCACTGGTGCAGTACACGCAGGAGCACACGAACCTGCACACGCGGAAGCCCGGCGACCGCATAAACTTCGAGACGGACATCATCGCGCGATACGTCGACCAGCTGCTGGAGGAGCGCCGGGAAGCCGGCGCGGTCTAA
- a CDS encoding bifunctional 3,4-dihydroxy-2-butanone-4-phosphate synthase/GTP cyclohydrolase II — MDEAAPKISDREVVRAKGLATIEEAIDEFRNGRFVIIIDDEDRENEGDLTIPAQFATPEAINFMARFGRGLVCVPLTAERLDELHVPMMAPNNSSHFGTPFAMGVEARAGVTTGISAADRARTVQVLIDPKSKPEDLVMPGHIFPLRARDGGVLVRAGQTEATVDLCKLAGLYPGGVLCEIMNNDGTMSRLPQLRRFAKRHNLKIISVTQLIQYRMHKEKLVRRVAETKLPTEYGEWRCVAYRALTDPDEHVALVYGEVEGDDPTLVRVHSQCVTGDVFGSQRCDCGEQLHMAMKMISEAGKGVIVYMRQEGRGIGLHNKIRAYHLQDGGMDTVEANEALGFPADRRDYGIGMQILVDLGLKHLRLLTNNPSKRAGLEGYGLEVVERLPIMSQPNEHNVRYLETKRKKMGHLLP; from the coding sequence GTGGACGAAGCGGCGCCCAAGATCAGCGACAGAGAGGTCGTGCGCGCCAAGGGGCTCGCCACGATCGAAGAAGCGATCGACGAGTTCCGCAACGGCCGCTTCGTCATCATCATCGATGACGAGGACCGTGAGAACGAAGGCGACCTCACGATCCCTGCGCAGTTCGCGACGCCGGAAGCGATCAACTTCATGGCGCGCTTCGGGCGGGGGCTGGTCTGCGTGCCCCTGACCGCCGAGCGTCTTGACGAGCTGCACGTGCCGATGATGGCGCCCAACAACAGCTCGCACTTCGGTACGCCGTTTGCGATGGGCGTGGAAGCGCGCGCCGGCGTGACGACGGGTATCTCCGCGGCGGATCGCGCGCGGACGGTTCAGGTGCTGATCGATCCCAAGTCGAAGCCAGAGGACCTGGTGATGCCCGGGCACATCTTCCCGCTGCGCGCCCGCGACGGCGGCGTGCTGGTGCGCGCCGGCCAGACCGAGGCGACGGTCGACCTCTGCAAACTCGCCGGCCTTTACCCGGGCGGCGTGCTCTGCGAGATCATGAACAACGACGGCACGATGTCGCGGCTGCCGCAACTGCGGCGCTTCGCGAAACGCCACAACCTGAAGATCATCAGCGTCACGCAGCTCATTCAGTACCGCATGCACAAGGAGAAGCTCGTGCGGCGGGTGGCCGAGACCAAGCTGCCGACCGAGTACGGGGAGTGGCGCTGCGTGGCATACCGCGCGCTCACCGACCCGGACGAGCACGTCGCGCTGGTGTACGGCGAGGTCGAGGGCGACGACCCGACGCTCGTCCGCGTACACAGTCAGTGCGTGACAGGCGACGTGTTCGGCTCGCAGCGCTGCGACTGCGGCGAGCAACTGCACATGGCGATGAAGATGATCTCGGAGGCCGGCAAGGGCGTCATCGTGTACATGCGCCAGGAGGGACGCGGGATCGGTCTGCACAACAAGATCCGCGCCTATCATTTGCAAGATGGCGGCATGGACACGGTCGAGGCGAACGAGGCGCTGGGTTTCCCTGCTGACCGTCGCGACTATGGCATCGGGATGCAGATCCTGGTGGACTTGGGGCTGAAGCACCTGCGGCTGCTGACGAACAATCCGTCGAAGCGCGCCGGCCTCGAAGGGTACGGGCTCGAAGTGGTCGAGCGCCTGCCGATCATGTCGCAGCCGAACGAGCACAACGTGCGTTACCTGGAGACCAAGCGGAAGAAGATGGGGCATCTGCTGCCCTGA
- the ribH gene encoding 6,7-dimethyl-8-ribityllumazine synthase yields the protein MPKGGFSYEGGLDAKGLRFGVIVARFNAHVTGPLHDGCRSELEAHGADEAAVTSIEVPGCFELPLVARTLAQSGRFDAIICLGAIIRGDTPHFDYVSSETASGIQRASLDTGVPVVFGVLTTDNEEQALERIGGAEGHKGREAALTAIEMAHTMRRVGHEFGSREK from the coding sequence ATGCCGAAGGGTGGGTTCAGCTACGAAGGTGGCCTTGACGCGAAGGGACTGCGGTTCGGCGTCATCGTCGCTCGCTTCAACGCCCATGTGACAGGCCCTCTCCACGACGGCTGCCGCTCCGAGCTGGAAGCGCACGGCGCCGACGAGGCAGCGGTAACATCGATCGAAGTGCCGGGGTGCTTCGAACTGCCGCTTGTCGCACGCACGCTCGCGCAGAGCGGCCGTTTCGACGCGATCATCTGCCTGGGCGCGATCATCAGGGGGGATACGCCGCACTTCGACTACGTGTCGTCGGAGACGGCGAGCGGCATCCAACGTGCATCTCTCGACACCGGTGTACCGGTGGTGTTCGGGGTGCTGACGACCGACAACGAGGAGCAGGCGCTCGAACGCATCGGCGGCGCCGAGGGCCACAAGGGCCGCGAGGCAGCGCTGACGGCGATCGAGATGGCGCACACCATGCGGCGCGTCGGGCACGAGTTCGGAAGCCGGGAGAAGTAG
- a CDS encoding phage holin family protein — MRRDNSSFYWEWRRPAPQDFGFIGLLVRFAVNVAALWVAQWLVRGFDIDSAGALVFGAIIFGVINAIIRPVLAFVTCLLTIITLGLFTLILNTLMLGLTAWTAGLFDLAFKVDGFIAAFLGALVISLVSTLLNWWATRNVLAPMRNRDEAW; from the coding sequence GTGAGGCGCGACAACAGCTCCTTCTACTGGGAGTGGCGACGCCCGGCACCGCAGGACTTCGGCTTCATCGGGCTGCTCGTCCGGTTTGCCGTGAACGTCGCCGCATTGTGGGTCGCGCAGTGGCTCGTGCGCGGCTTTGACATCGATAGCGCGGGCGCGCTTGTCTTCGGCGCCATTATCTTCGGCGTTATCAACGCGATCATCCGGCCGGTGCTGGCCTTCGTGACGTGTTTGCTTACGATCATCACGCTGGGCCTGTTCACGCTGATCCTGAACACGCTGATGCTCGGTCTTACGGCGTGGACCGCGGGGTTATTCGACCTCGCGTTCAAGGTCGACGGCTTCATCGCGGCGTTCCTCGGGGCGCTTGTCATCTCGCTCGTGAGCACGCTGCTGAACTGGTGGGCGACGCGAAACGTCCTCGCGCCGATGCGGAATCGCGACGAAGCATGGTAA
- the rpsU gene encoding 30S ribosomal protein S21: MAQVELREGESGEHLITRFRQSIQRDGILREIKQRRHFIPKSERRRIARAKAARRRRRAKKVTV; this comes from the coding sequence GTGGCGCAAGTAGAACTACGCGAGGGTGAATCGGGCGAGCACCTGATCACGCGGTTTCGCCAGTCGATCCAGCGCGACGGCATCTTGCGGGAGATCAAGCAGCGGCGTCACTTCATCCCGAAGAGCGAACGCCGCCGCATCGCACGGGCGAAGGCCGCACGCCGTCGCCGCCGGGCGAAGAAGGTCACGGTGTAG